The following nucleotide sequence is from Penicillium digitatum chromosome 5, complete sequence.
cactGCCAACGCCGTCAACGCCCCCCTAACAAGACTCCTTTTAACCCGCTCTCCCAGTGATTTAATTCAGGAAAAATGGGTGGTATCGGCAGAGAAGGTTCGTTTACTTCACGTTCTAATCTTTCTAATCTTTCGTGAAATCTTGTTCATTGATATCTTGTGATCTACAGGTGGCAAGGCTAAGCCCTTGAAGGCTgccaagaaggagaagaaggagcttgacgatgatgacatcGCCCACCAGGCTAAGCTCAGGGCTGGTATGGCTCTTTGAACACCCTATTTTAGAGATTCGCTAACTGACAACTTTCCTCCAGACGCCAAGGCCCGTAAGGAGATGCAGGATGCggccaagggcaagaagggtCCTCTCAACACCGGCCAGCAAGGCATCAAGAAGTCCGGCAAGAAATAAACGGATCGCATACCCTCGGCGGAATCACTTGCCAAAAATCCCCACAACGAGCCTTGATGCCAGGTTTCTTGAGTCCATCTTCATGACCTACACGAGCTATGTTCAATGAGAGAGCGGAGGATGGGTGGCTTCGAGTGTGTGATCGCGCCAGCATCACTGTACTCATAGTTCATTTCTTTGGTTCTGCTGTATATCTTTAGCCACCAATACCTATTTCGCGCTTGATCGC
It contains:
- a CDS encoding translation machinery associated TMA7 produces the protein MGGIGREGGKAKPLKAAKKEKKELDDDDIAHQAKLRADAKARKEMQDAAKGKKGPLNTGQQGIKKSGKK